Proteins found in one Salinimonas lutimaris genomic segment:
- the tldD gene encoding metalloprotease TldD, with the protein MSNNVARHLLTDSGLDLSALENALGQIHRHDTDYADLYFQSSQHESWVLEDGIIKEGSYNIERGVGVRAISGEKTGFAYSDEISPDALLKACKAARTISPAGGTHQVQSLKQGEYAGRYDSANPLLGMQEAEKVALLKAVDAYVRKQEPGINQVVVSLTGVYEEVLVAASDGTLATDIRPLVRLNCSVLLEKGERRERGSSGAGGRHTYAFFESDRDGRPYYEKLADDALHMARVNMEAIASPAGTMPVVLGNGWPGVLLHEAVGHGLEGDFNRKGASTFSGKMGQRVAAKGVTVIDDGTLQDRRGSLSVDDEGTPTQHNVLIEDGILTGYMQDKMNARLMGVKPTGNGRRESFAHLPMPRMTNTYMQGGQHDPQEIIQSIEKGIYAPNFAGGQVDITSGKFVFSSAEAYLIENGKITAPIKGATLIGNGPEVMQKISMIGNDSALDNGVGVCGKDGQSVPVGVGQPTLKVDELTVGGTA; encoded by the coding sequence TTGTCAAATAACGTAGCACGCCATTTACTGACTGACTCAGGGCTGGATTTATCTGCTTTAGAAAATGCACTGGGCCAGATCCATCGTCATGATACAGATTATGCTGACCTGTATTTTCAGTCCAGTCAGCATGAAAGCTGGGTGCTGGAAGACGGGATCATCAAAGAAGGTAGCTATAACATCGAGCGTGGTGTCGGGGTTCGGGCCATCAGTGGCGAGAAAACCGGTTTTGCCTACTCCGATGAAATTAGCCCTGATGCACTGCTTAAAGCCTGCAAAGCCGCACGGACAATTTCTCCGGCTGGCGGCACGCATCAGGTACAAAGCCTGAAGCAGGGTGAATACGCCGGACGTTACGACTCGGCTAATCCGCTGCTGGGCATGCAGGAAGCCGAAAAGGTCGCTCTGCTTAAGGCCGTGGATGCCTATGTACGTAAACAGGAACCGGGTATTAACCAGGTTGTGGTCAGTCTGACTGGCGTTTACGAAGAGGTGCTCGTGGCTGCCAGCGACGGTACGCTGGCGACAGATATTCGCCCGCTGGTGCGTCTGAATTGCTCAGTATTGCTGGAAAAAGGTGAGCGTCGTGAGCGCGGCAGCTCTGGTGCGGGTGGCCGTCATACCTATGCGTTTTTTGAGTCAGACCGGGACGGACGTCCTTATTACGAGAAACTGGCTGACGATGCCTTGCATATGGCGCGGGTGAATATGGAAGCGATTGCCTCGCCGGCCGGTACGATGCCGGTGGTACTGGGCAATGGCTGGCCTGGCGTATTGTTACACGAGGCTGTGGGTCATGGATTGGAAGGTGACTTTAACCGTAAAGGCGCATCCACATTCAGCGGCAAAATGGGCCAGCGTGTTGCAGCCAAAGGTGTGACGGTGATTGATGACGGTACGTTGCAGGATCGTCGTGGCTCTTTGTCGGTGGATGATGAAGGCACACCTACCCAGCACAATGTGTTAATTGAAGATGGTATTTTGACCGGTTATATGCAGGACAAAATGAACGCGCGTCTGATGGGAGTGAAGCCAACCGGTAATGGCCGTCGCGAGTCGTTTGCCCATCTGCCCATGCCACGTATGACCAATACCTACATGCAGGGTGGCCAGCATGACCCGCAGGAAATTATCCAGAGTATCGAAAAAGGTATTTATGCACCTAACTTTGCCGGCGGTCAGGTAGACATTACTTCTGGCAAGTTTGTGTTCTCCAGTGCTGAAGCCTATCTGATCGAAAATGGCAAAATTACGGCGCCTATCAAAGGGGCAACACTGATTGGCAACGGCCCTGAAGTCATGCAGAAAATCTCCATGATTGGCAATGACTCGGCACTGGATAATGGTGTGGGTGTGTGTGGTAAAGATGGTCAGTCGGTACCGGTAGGCGTGGGTCAGCCTACACTGAAAGTCGATGAACTGACGGTAGGTGGTACGGCATAA
- the yjgA gene encoding ribosome biogenesis factor YjgA, producing MSDHKHHSEEDSYFDEAEDFAYDEPLSKSELKRQSAELQKLGEEIVNLSDAHVATIPMDEELHDAVHQARAQNRKKEGYRRQLQFIGKLLRRRDTAPVKEAMAKLTHQHRANNAAFHALEKTREDIINKGDEAIQPLVEEYPELDRQKLRQLHRQVKKEREKNAAPKAYRELFQYLKSVIEP from the coding sequence ATGAGCGACCACAAGCATCATTCTGAGGAAGATTCTTACTTTGACGAAGCGGAAGACTTTGCGTACGACGAACCGCTAAGTAAAAGTGAATTAAAACGTCAGTCTGCGGAACTGCAAAAACTGGGCGAAGAAATCGTTAACCTGTCTGATGCCCATGTGGCGACGATTCCGATGGACGAGGAACTGCACGACGCGGTTCATCAGGCACGGGCCCAGAACCGTAAAAAAGAAGGTTATCGCCGACAGCTTCAGTTTATCGGTAAGCTGCTGCGCCGCCGTGACACCGCGCCAGTGAAAGAGGCTATGGCCAAACTGACTCACCAGCACAGGGCCAATAATGCGGCCTTTCATGCGCTGGAAAAGACCCGTGAAGATATTATCAATAAAGGGGATGAAGCTATTCAGCCACTGGTTGAGGAATATCCGGAGCTGGATCGTCAGAAACTGCGTCAGTTACACCGTCAGGTGAAAAAGGAGCGGGAGAAAAACGCCGCGCCTAAAGCCTACCGCGAACTGTTTCAGTATTTAAAATCGGTGATTGAGCCGTAA
- the arcA gene encoding two-component system response regulator ArcA has protein sequence MQTPNVLIVEDEVVTRTTLKSLFEAEGYNVFEAENGDQMHDFFENHAINLVIMDINLPGKNGLILAREVRDRKNVGLIFLTGRDNDVDRILGLEIGADDYLTKPFNPRELTIRARNLLTRTTNSAEDDDLPSRVSFNGWTLDGDSRSLISPSGKEFRLPRSEFRALHLFLSNPGKILTREQLIMEMTGRELRPNDRTVDVTIRRIRKHFESEPSDEELIVTIHGEGYRFCGTVDS, from the coding sequence ATGCAGACGCCGAATGTATTAATTGTTGAAGATGAAGTGGTTACCCGTACCACGCTAAAGAGCTTGTTTGAAGCCGAAGGCTATAATGTATTTGAAGCAGAAAATGGCGATCAAATGCACGACTTTTTTGAGAATCACGCAATCAATCTGGTCATTATGGATATTAACCTTCCGGGCAAAAATGGTTTGATCCTGGCACGTGAAGTACGCGACCGTAAAAATGTAGGTCTGATTTTCCTGACCGGCCGCGACAACGATGTTGATCGTATCCTGGGTCTGGAAATCGGTGCAGATGACTATCTGACCAAGCCCTTTAACCCTCGTGAACTGACCATCCGTGCGCGTAACCTGTTAACCCGCACCACTAACTCAGCAGAAGATGATGATCTGCCAAGCCGTGTCAGCTTTAATGGCTGGACGCTGGATGGCGATAGTCGTTCACTGATTTCTCCAAGCGGTAAAGAATTCCGTCTGCCGCGTAGTGAATTCCGTGCCCTGCATCTGTTTTTAAGTAATCCGGGTAAAATCCTGACTCGTGAGCAGCTGATTATGGAAATGACCGGCCGTGAATTGCGTCCGAACGACCGTACTGTGGATGTGACTATCCGCCGTATCCGTAAGCACTTTGAGTCAGAGCCAAGTGATGAAGAATTGATCGTAACCATCCACGGCGAAGGTTATCGCTTCTGTGGCACTGTAGATAGCTGA
- a CDS encoding carbon-nitrogen hydrolase family protein, with protein MVNLIAIQMTSTPDVDENLAFVDAQLASLTVSEPTLVVVPECFARFGTRDREQLDIAEARYTGKICQAMQAMAKQYGVYLITGTFPLQGDEEDKFTASSLLIGPDGKVIDEYQKIHLFDVAVKDNTGSYKESTYTQPGQRVVTCNTPIGRIGLAVCYDVRFPGLFNAMGDVDILVLPAAFTRYTGNAHWHTLVRARAIEKQCFVVAPNQTGDHANGRETFGHSIIYSPWGDVLAECDTQPGMIQAAVDISDRDSLKTNMPVSQHNQFRSDFVK; from the coding sequence ATGGTTAATCTGATCGCAATACAAATGACATCCACACCGGATGTAGACGAAAACCTGGCATTTGTTGATGCCCAACTGGCCTCACTGACTGTCAGTGAGCCCACTCTGGTTGTAGTACCAGAGTGTTTTGCCCGCTTCGGAACACGGGACCGGGAACAGCTGGACATCGCCGAGGCCCGCTATACCGGAAAAATCTGTCAGGCCATGCAGGCGATGGCTAAACAGTACGGCGTGTATCTGATCACCGGCACATTTCCTTTACAGGGCGATGAGGAAGATAAATTTACAGCCTCCTCACTGTTGATTGGTCCGGATGGTAAAGTCATTGATGAATACCAGAAAATTCACCTGTTTGATGTAGCGGTGAAGGATAATACCGGCAGCTATAAAGAGTCGACCTACACTCAGCCGGGTCAGCGGGTGGTGACCTGCAATACGCCAATCGGGCGCATTGGTCTGGCAGTATGTTATGATGTGCGTTTTCCGGGGCTGTTCAATGCAATGGGGGATGTAGATATTCTGGTCCTGCCCGCGGCATTTACGCGCTATACTGGTAATGCACACTGGCATACGCTGGTGCGAGCCAGAGCCATTGAAAAACAATGTTTTGTGGTTGCCCCTAATCAAACCGGTGACCATGCAAACGGACGGGAAACTTTCGGCCATAGTATTATTTATTCTCCGTGGGGAGATGTACTGGCAGAATGTGATACCCAACCCGGCATGATTCAGGCTGCGGTTGATATCAGCGACCGGGATTCGCTGAAAACCAATATGCCGGTTAGCCAACACAATCAATTCAGGAGCGATTTTGTCAAATAA
- a CDS encoding sensor histidine kinase, whose amino-acid sequence MSDISTRLSIRSLFLWVIMAIVTIILVLATGLSVYMQISSSKNALFGSVTSVTRLVSNLAASDISAGNSSQAENILASFAQADNILHAHAFWSDPRQLDDLTFLASFNQPGQPAITPEPDKLDRLSQPVLHDGIVEYALPVMLNHTYVGYIYVQASADTFNRQVGKSILLHLSIMFVLLLLTYLFGVRLQRLFIRPIEQLSAFVQHTSRQRNYRARAPGSSVQEVDVLCSAVNLLLSRMQDYVATQKQVEQKHKALNTQLEDIVNQRTLALKDANHELLQTLEKLHQYQRQVIENEKLASLGDLITGVAHEMNTPLGLSITATSVIVDRLGQLQQEFNDNSLKASQLEAFLQETQESLAIVCRNLDRTAELINSFKQLAVDQNSETNRTFCVLQLFNEILLPLRPQLKKHHHNINITCDPTLIVETKAGPINQILINLIMNSVVHGFENRENGQIDIKAELASANTLRLVYKDDGKGIPAHIRQRIYDPFVTTRLGHGGSGLGMHLVYNLVTQVLNGTITLLNEENSGVEFVIVFPVESAKSEETVN is encoded by the coding sequence ATGAGCGATATTTCGACCCGGCTGTCTATCCGCAGCCTGTTTCTTTGGGTCATCATGGCTATCGTCACCATCATTCTGGTGTTGGCGACAGGCCTGTCTGTGTATATGCAAATTTCCTCCAGCAAAAATGCACTGTTTGGTTCAGTCACCTCTGTTACCCGGCTGGTCAGCAATCTGGCGGCCAGTGATATTTCTGCCGGTAACTCGTCTCAAGCCGAAAATATTCTCGCCAGTTTTGCTCAGGCAGACAATATTCTGCATGCACATGCATTCTGGAGCGATCCCCGACAGCTGGATGACCTGACCTTTCTGGCGTCATTCAACCAGCCTGGTCAGCCTGCCATCACGCCCGAACCTGACAAGCTTGACCGGCTCAGTCAACCGGTGCTGCACGACGGCATCGTAGAATATGCGCTACCGGTCATGCTCAATCATACCTATGTGGGTTATATCTATGTGCAGGCCAGTGCTGATACGTTTAACCGGCAGGTGGGTAAAAGCATTTTGCTGCATCTGTCGATAATGTTTGTATTGCTGCTATTGACTTACCTGTTCGGCGTACGGTTGCAGCGTCTGTTTATCAGACCCATCGAACAGCTATCAGCTTTTGTGCAGCATACGTCACGACAACGTAATTACCGGGCCAGAGCTCCCGGCTCCAGCGTGCAGGAGGTCGATGTGCTGTGCAGCGCGGTTAACCTGTTACTGTCGCGAATGCAGGACTACGTGGCCACGCAGAAACAGGTCGAGCAAAAGCACAAAGCCCTCAACACACAGCTTGAAGATATAGTAAACCAGCGCACACTAGCCTTGAAAGATGCCAACCACGAGCTACTGCAAACGCTGGAAAAACTGCATCAGTACCAAAGACAGGTCATAGAAAATGAAAAGCTGGCTTCGCTGGGCGATCTCATCACCGGCGTGGCTCATGAAATGAATACTCCGCTGGGTCTGAGTATTACTGCTACCTCGGTCATCGTGGATCGGCTGGGACAACTGCAACAGGAATTTAACGATAATTCGCTCAAAGCCAGTCAGCTGGAAGCATTTTTGCAAGAAACGCAGGAGAGCCTGGCCATTGTTTGCCGTAACCTGGACCGTACCGCAGAGCTGATCAACAGCTTTAAACAGTTGGCGGTCGATCAAAATAGCGAGACTAACCGAACATTTTGCGTTTTACAGCTATTTAATGAGATACTACTACCTTTACGGCCCCAGTTAAAAAAACATCATCATAATATCAACATAACGTGTGACCCTACCTTAATTGTTGAGACAAAGGCTGGCCCGATAAACCAAATTTTGATCAATCTGATCATGAACTCCGTAGTCCATGGCTTTGAGAACCGGGAAAACGGTCAGATAGATATCAAGGCTGAATTAGCATCAGCCAACACCTTACGATTAGTTTACAAGGACGATGGGAAGGGGATTCCGGCTCATATTCGTCAGCGTATTTATGACCCATTTGTGACGACACGTCTGGGACATGGCGGCTCAGGGCTGGGCATGCATCTTGTATATAATCTGGTGACGCAGGTATTAAACGGTACCATAACGCTCCTGAACGAAGAAAACAGTGGCGTGGAATTTGTTATCGTTTTTCCTGTCGAAAGTGCTAAATCAGAGGAAACCGTAAATTAA
- a CDS encoding YhdP family protein, translating to MNRLSVFTGWALKKLWMTLAVLLVLFAVLLSAIRYALPQLDEHTQQLEEYVLEHYGLELTIGELKADWQKAGPSLVLDNVTLNQNDASPLALHIDNIDIELDFWRSLAQRQLSSNRFNLSGFNLVLDTTRLQGGEGDNDFPVVKALKNLFLEQLEQFALNRGSITLIGGDKPEVIELSSLNWLNRDGHHQGEGTFQVREVASNSASFIIDLHGGQDDLSGVVYARAEELDISPWISSKINTRRPLQESRANLEAWAEVKNSQFSAFFSRIHDSQLTWGGDDSVSVSTGIKGGSIQALPKNGHWFFRVDELVFESNKQSLVTDVVGRLSPSGDVLVNTMKPAPVNPFLVLLPLFSDDAADDDVRELNPTGELATLQLSIRNKGIALSAKLLDVGWQQRGILPGVDALDVDINWFKNQGAITVQANNGKLASSNLLGQDVALNQLNADIYVHQEQVGDNPGHWLVSYQDLLLDTNLMSLSQSLRLDVTGGSMSLMTAIDDLPVSSATQLFPASLMGQNTTDYLKRALASGKGQVEHGRVLWQGAFSDFPFNDNSGIFQAYLNLTDTTFAFSKDWPALTRTDIALHFENAGLAMAAPAATLAGITVTDLRADIARLAADASLVIDANGAGTGEQLADLMMDSSLSESLGKVLKNEVQVQGDVRASLHLDIPLNSPDVVASGNATLTGNHIFIDSIGLPLSAVKGNIRFRNENISSTDLSADMLGQPVGIELTGAKGNQGYEVNIGVGGNWDVAPLISRLNPDMTRYLTGLTDWQANVSLALPEQGFHYTASVISDLQGVSSSLPSPLNKKSPQTKRLSVTSQGDQTASTITAMLGKNTTFNGVLPHREMQFSRAHLALGESEQTSLGTGFSIAANLPALNLTDWYKAIELLISGVKDNGSDKPGLFAVPRRIFINTDNLVVGGQALSKVDIVAKQLNNNWLLDINSDQARARVNLYDEWLSRGIEIEADYINFAQLDAPDDAVQHDWDPATLPPVYFHCRQCSVLGKKLGEVTVDVVKSPQGMEIRQLAATGEHHQFSGKGRWQANSNITAISGSLKSDDAGQMLTNWGVDSGIKDSSANIDFEVSWPKAPMDFSAQDLQGKLSWQLSDGYLSEVSDKGSRIFTLFSLNSLVRKLSLDFRDVFAQGFFYDDMSGTLEIADGKASTQDTVIDGGAGEITIKGYTDLIARQLNYRVSFTPNVTGNLPVLVYFLATPQTALAALALDQVLTSAKVISNVNYQVTGTWSEPQFDEVGRDSKDIPLPAQKQAIPDKEQILTQPDLERLNLEVQDG from the coding sequence GTGAACCGTTTAAGTGTGTTTACCGGCTGGGCGCTGAAAAAGTTGTGGATGACCCTGGCTGTATTGCTGGTTTTATTTGCTGTTTTACTCAGTGCGATTCGTTACGCCCTGCCACAGCTGGATGAGCACACCCAACAACTGGAAGAGTATGTGCTCGAGCACTACGGGCTTGAACTGACCATTGGTGAGCTTAAAGCTGACTGGCAAAAAGCCGGCCCCAGTCTGGTACTTGATAATGTCACCCTGAATCAGAATGATGCTTCGCCACTGGCACTACATATCGACAACATTGATATAGAGCTAGATTTCTGGCGTTCTCTGGCTCAGCGCCAGCTCTCCTCCAACCGGTTTAACCTGTCCGGGTTTAATCTGGTACTGGACACTACACGCTTACAGGGAGGTGAGGGCGACAATGATTTTCCGGTGGTTAAGGCGCTTAAAAATCTATTTCTGGAACAGTTAGAACAGTTTGCCCTGAATCGCGGCAGTATCACGCTTATCGGAGGAGATAAGCCAGAAGTGATTGAGCTGTCGTCACTGAACTGGCTTAACCGGGATGGCCACCACCAGGGAGAGGGAACCTTTCAGGTTCGCGAGGTGGCCAGCAACTCAGCCTCGTTTATTATTGATTTGCATGGTGGTCAGGATGATTTGAGCGGGGTGGTGTATGCCCGCGCCGAGGAGCTGGATATCTCGCCGTGGATCAGCAGCAAAATCAATACTCGTCGTCCTTTGCAAGAAAGCCGGGCTAATCTTGAAGCCTGGGCAGAAGTTAAAAACAGTCAGTTCAGTGCCTTTTTCTCTCGCATTCACGACAGTCAGCTGACCTGGGGTGGGGATGACAGCGTTAGTGTCAGTACCGGCATTAAGGGCGGCAGTATTCAGGCTCTGCCTAAAAACGGACACTGGTTTTTTCGGGTGGATGAACTGGTCTTTGAGTCGAATAAGCAAAGTCTGGTGACCGATGTGGTTGGTCGCCTGAGTCCGTCTGGCGATGTGCTGGTAAATACCATGAAACCCGCGCCGGTGAATCCGTTTTTGGTGCTGCTGCCACTATTTAGCGACGATGCTGCTGATGATGATGTCCGTGAGCTGAACCCGACCGGGGAGCTGGCCACGCTGCAACTGAGTATTCGCAACAAGGGTATTGCGCTGTCTGCCAAACTGCTGGATGTGGGCTGGCAACAGCGCGGAATATTACCAGGTGTGGATGCGCTGGATGTAGACATCAACTGGTTTAAAAATCAGGGCGCAATTACCGTGCAGGCGAATAACGGCAAGCTGGCATCATCCAATCTACTGGGACAGGATGTAGCGCTTAATCAGTTAAACGCCGACATATATGTGCACCAGGAGCAAGTGGGTGATAATCCGGGCCACTGGCTGGTGAGTTATCAGGACCTGCTACTTGATACCAATCTCATGTCCTTGTCCCAGAGCCTGAGACTGGATGTTACCGGTGGCTCCATGAGCCTGATGACCGCCATCGACGACCTGCCGGTGTCCAGTGCCACACAGCTGTTCCCGGCCAGTCTGATGGGCCAGAATACCACCGATTATCTGAAGCGGGCGCTGGCCAGTGGGAAAGGCCAGGTGGAGCATGGCAGGGTGCTGTGGCAGGGCGCTTTCAGCGATTTTCCATTTAATGACAACAGTGGAATTTTTCAGGCCTACCTGAACCTGACGGATACTACCTTTGCGTTTTCCAAAGACTGGCCGGCCCTGACCCGCACCGACATTGCACTGCATTTTGAAAATGCCGGTCTGGCCATGGCTGCGCCTGCAGCTACATTAGCCGGAATTACCGTTACCGATTTACGCGCTGATATTGCGCGGCTGGCGGCGGATGCCAGTCTGGTGATTGACGCTAACGGCGCCGGCACCGGAGAGCAACTGGCAGACCTGATGATGGACAGTTCGTTATCAGAATCGCTGGGTAAGGTACTGAAAAACGAAGTACAGGTGCAAGGCGATGTCAGGGCCAGCCTGCATCTGGATATTCCGCTGAACAGCCCGGATGTGGTGGCCAGCGGTAACGCTACACTCACCGGTAATCACATTTTTATTGACAGTATCGGGCTGCCGCTATCAGCAGTAAAAGGCAATATCCGGTTCAGAAACGAAAATATCAGCAGTACCGATTTATCAGCAGATATGCTGGGCCAGCCGGTGGGTATTGAACTGACCGGCGCCAAGGGGAACCAGGGATACGAAGTTAATATCGGGGTGGGCGGCAACTGGGATGTGGCCCCGCTTATCAGTCGCCTGAATCCGGATATGACCCGTTATCTGACAGGTCTGACTGACTGGCAGGCAAATGTCTCGCTGGCACTGCCTGAACAGGGTTTTCATTATACTGCCAGCGTGATCAGCGACCTGCAGGGCGTGTCCTCCAGCCTACCCAGCCCGCTGAATAAAAAATCCCCCCAAACAAAGCGCTTATCAGTGACCAGTCAGGGCGATCAGACTGCTTCTACTATCACCGCCATGCTGGGTAAAAACACCACCTTTAACGGCGTATTACCGCACCGGGAGATGCAGTTTTCCCGTGCTCATTTAGCGTTGGGAGAAAGCGAGCAGACGAGTCTGGGAACAGGCTTTAGTATCGCGGCTAATCTGCCAGCGTTAAATTTAACTGACTGGTACAAGGCCATAGAGCTTTTGATTAGCGGGGTAAAAGACAATGGCAGTGACAAACCTGGGTTGTTTGCCGTGCCCCGGCGTATTTTTATCAACACCGATAATCTGGTCGTGGGCGGACAGGCGCTGAGCAAAGTGGATATTGTTGCTAAACAACTGAATAATAACTGGCTGCTGGATATTAACTCGGATCAGGCCCGGGCCAGAGTCAACCTGTACGATGAGTGGTTGTCACGAGGTATTGAAATAGAAGCAGACTACATTAATTTTGCGCAGCTTGATGCGCCGGATGATGCGGTTCAGCATGACTGGGATCCGGCTACCCTGCCGCCGGTCTACTTTCACTGCCGCCAGTGTTCGGTGCTGGGTAAAAAACTGGGTGAGGTGACGGTAGATGTTGTTAAAAGTCCGCAGGGTATGGAGATTCGCCAGTTGGCAGCGACGGGCGAGCATCATCAGTTTTCCGGCAAAGGACGCTGGCAGGCGAATAGTAATATCACCGCTATCTCAGGATCACTGAAAAGTGATGATGCCGGGCAGATGCTAACCAACTGGGGCGTGGACTCAGGAATCAAAGACTCATCGGCCAACATCGATTTTGAAGTGAGCTGGCCCAAAGCCCCTATGGATTTTTCTGCCCAGGACCTGCAGGGCAAGCTGAGCTGGCAACTATCTGACGGCTATCTTAGCGAAGTCAGCGATAAAGGCTCGCGCATATTTACCCTGTTCAGCCTGAATTCACTGGTGCGAAAACTGAGTCTGGATTTTCGGGACGTATTTGCCCAGGGCTTTTTTTATGATGATATGAGCGGTACGCTGGAGATTGCTGATGGAAAAGCATCCACTCAGGATACGGTCATTGATGGCGGCGCCGGTGAGATAACCATTAAGGGCTATACCGACTTGATTGCCCGCCAGCTTAATTATCGGGTGTCGTTTACCCCAAATGTGACAGGAAACCTGCCGGTACTAGTGTATTTTCTGGCAACACCGCAGACCGCTCTGGCGGCACTGGCACTGGACCAGGTGCTGACCTCGGCTAAAGTAATTTCCAATGTGAATTATCAGGTCACCGGCACCTGGAGTGAGCCACAATTTGATGAAGTAGGTAGAGATAGTAAGGACATACCTTTACCGGCACAGAAGCAGGCGATTCCTGACAAGGAACAAATTCTGACACAGCCAGATCTGGAACGGTTAAACCTGGAGGTGCAAGATGGTTAA
- the pmbA gene encoding metalloprotease PmbA encodes MQIEQQIAEIQNVVDDVLKLAKAKGATQAEASMSKVQGIAVSSRMKDVENVEFTNDGGLGISVYVGKHKGSASTADLSKEALALTVEKAVDIARYTSEDPCTGLADEALMATEFPDLDLYHPQELDPEQAMKIAIEAETAALEYDERIVNSDGAGYNANLGMRVYGNTHGINAGYPSSRYSLSCMMIGASGDDMQRDYAYTVSRMADKLKSPLEVGQEAAKATVDRLGARKINTANVPVLLHRDVASSLFGHYVSAISGGNLYRRSSFLLDKLGEQVFPEWLTIEERPHLKGGLASANFDAEGVATKDLNIVEQGRLAHYLYTTYSSRKLGTQSTGHAGGIHNWIIGHSGQTEQDLLREMGTGLLVTELMGQGVSVVTGDYSRGAAGFWVENGVIQYPVHEVTIAGNLKDMFANIRAIGSERDVRGGVQTGSVLIDNMKIAGN; translated from the coding sequence ATGCAAATTGAACAGCAAATCGCCGAAATTCAAAACGTGGTAGATGATGTACTGAAGCTGGCCAAAGCCAAAGGCGCAACGCAGGCCGAAGCCAGTATGTCGAAAGTGCAGGGAATCGCTGTTTCATCCCGTATGAAAGATGTGGAGAACGTTGAGTTCACCAATGATGGCGGGCTGGGGATCAGTGTTTATGTCGGTAAGCATAAAGGCAGTGCATCTACTGCAGACCTGAGCAAAGAGGCACTGGCGCTGACGGTGGAAAAAGCCGTGGATATTGCCCGTTATACCAGTGAGGATCCTTGCACCGGTCTGGCAGACGAAGCCCTGATGGCGACCGAGTTCCCTGATTTGGATTTGTATCACCCGCAGGAGCTTGACCCTGAACAGGCGATGAAAATCGCGATTGAAGCAGAAACAGCGGCACTGGAATACGATGAGCGAATCGTTAACTCTGACGGCGCCGGTTATAACGCCAATCTGGGGATGCGAGTGTACGGCAATACCCACGGTATCAACGCCGGTTACCCCAGCAGTCGCTATAGCCTGAGCTGTATGATGATTGGCGCCAGTGGCGACGATATGCAGCGTGATTACGCCTATACCGTGTCACGCATGGCCGACAAGCTGAAAAGCCCGCTGGAAGTCGGACAGGAAGCCGCAAAGGCCACGGTAGACCGTCTGGGTGCACGTAAAATCAATACCGCCAATGTGCCGGTACTGCTACACCGTGATGTGGCGTCTTCTTTGTTTGGTCACTATGTCAGTGCCATCAGTGGCGGTAATCTGTATCGCCGTTCCAGTTTCTTACTGGATAAACTGGGCGAGCAGGTATTTCCTGAGTGGCTGACTATTGAAGAACGTCCGCATCTGAAAGGCGGCCTGGCCAGCGCTAACTTTGATGCCGAAGGGGTGGCAACCAAAGATCTTAATATCGTGGAACAGGGACGCCTGGCTCATTACCTGTACACCACCTATTCATCGCGCAAACTCGGGACACAGTCTACCGGTCACGCTGGTGGCATCCATAACTGGATCATCGGACATTCCGGCCAGACAGAGCAGGATCTGCTGCGTGAAATGGGCACAGGTCTACTGGTCACCGAACTCATGGGACAGGGCGTCAGTGTGGTCACCGGTGACTATTCCCGCGGTGCGGCAGGTTTCTGGGTAGAAAACGGTGTGATTCAGTATCCGGTGCACGAAGTGACAATTGCCGGTAACCTTAAAGACATGTTTGCCAATATCCGGGCAATCGGCAGCGAGCGTGATGTTCGGGGCGGGGTGCAAACCGGCTCTGTGCTGATTGATAATATGAAAATAGCCGGTAACTAA